TTAATTGTTCAACAAACCGCTCTTTTTGAACCTGACGGGGAGATAGATCATAATAATAGTCCAGCCCTATCTCTCCAATAGCAACTACCTTTTGTTCAGAGGCCATTTTTTGCAATGTGAGCATATCTTGATCCCTCATATCAGCCACCTCATGAGGGTGTATCCCTACGGCGGCAAATATAAAATCATAGGCTTGAGCGATGGATACAGACTTTTTGGAAGTAGCAATGTCAGAACCCACGTTTATAACATTGGACACTCCCCATTCAAGTATATCTTTTATTACATCTTCTAAATCTGAACTGAACCTATCATCTTCTAAATGTGCATGACTGTCAAAAAGCATAATTTTGCCTCCTAGCTCACGGTAGTACCGCTATCTATAGGACGATCCACTGTTCCCAATGACAATATGTTTTCATCGGAAGCAGCCAGTATCATACCTTCAGATAATATGCCTCTAAGCTTTACCGGCTTTAAGTTAGCCACCAATATAACCCGTTTGCCCACTATATCTTGAGGGGTATAGTGCTCTGCTATCCCTGATACCACCTGTCTTTTCTCATCTCCCAGCTTTAATTGCAGCTTGAGCAGCTTATCAGCACCTTTCACCTTTTCAGCAGCTACAACTTCTGCCACTCTTAAATCCAACTTTTCAAAGTCCTCTATAGTTATTTCATCCTTAATCTTGGGCTCATCCTTTTTATTTTCCGGCTTTGCAACTTTTTCAGTAACCTTTTCCATCGCTTTTAATTCCTTTTCAACATCCAGCCTTGGAAATATTGCCTGCCCACGTTTTACCTTGTTCCCTGCCGGAAATGCCCCAAAGCTTTTTATACTATCCCATTCAGTAAACGGTCCTTGTTGTATCCCTAGCTGTTCCCATATATTAAAGGGCGTATTAGGCATGAAGGGCTGTATCAATACCGAAACCATCCTGATACATTCGCATAGATTATACATTACAGTACCCAGTCTACCCTTGTTTTTCTCATCCTTTGCAAGGGCCCAGGGCATTGTCTGATCTATATATTTGTTAGTTCTGCCTATAAACTTCCATATATCACTCAAAGCATCGCTAAACAGCAGTTTATCCATCAATTCTTCTACATTGGCCACAGTATCCCCTGCAAGACTTTTGAGCTCCTTGTCTACCTGCTGTTCATCCTCCTCCGGCTGGGGCACCACCCCGTCAAAATACTTATCCACCATGGCGATGGTCCTGTTTAAAAGGTTGCCCAAATCGTTTGCTAAATCCGAGTTTATCCTGTTTATCAAGGCTTCATTGGAAAACACTCCATCAGAACCGAAAGGCACCTCTCTCAAAAGAAAATATCTGATGGCATCCACACCGTATCTATCAACTAAGACTACCGGATCCACCACATTGCCCTTGGACTTGGACATCTTGCCACCTTCTAATATCAGCCATCCATGACCAAACACCTTTTTAGGAAGTTCCAAGTCCAGTGCCATCAGCATAGCAGGCCATATTATCGTATGAAATCTTATTATCTCTTTTCCCACAAGATGTATATCTGCCGGCCAGTATTTTTTAAACTCCGAATCATCATCTGTAAGATACCCTAGAGCAGTAATATAATTGGAAAGTGCATCTATCCATACATATATAACATGTTTTTCATCAAAGGTAACAGGTATTCCCCATTTAAAGGAAGTCCTGGATACACATAAGTCTTCCAAGCCCGGCTTTAGGAAATTGTTTATCATCTCATTTTGCCTGGACTGGGGCTGTATAAAATCAGGATGGTCCTGTATGTGTTTTATAAGCCTATCCTGATACTTGGAGAGCCTGAAGAAATAACTCTCTTCCTTTACCAGCTCCACATCCCTTCCACAGTCGGGGCATTTCCCATCCTCCAGCTGTGTTTGAGTCCAGAAAGATTCGCAGGGAGTACAATACCATCCTTCATATTCATCCTTATATATATCCCCCTGATCGTATAACTTTTTGAATATCTTTTGTACAATTTCTTTATGCTGTCCATCAGTGGTTCTTATAAATTGGTCATTTGATATACCTAAAAGATCCCACAACCGGTTTATACCTTCAACTATTTTATCCACATACTCTTTGGGTGTAACGCCATTTTCCTTGGCTATTCTCTCTATCTTTTGTCCGTGCTCATCTGTTCCTGTTAAAAACTTTACATCATATCCTAACAGTCTCTTAAATCTAGCCATTGCATCTGCTGCTACAGTAGTATAAGAATGCCCTATGTGCAATTTATCACTTGGATAGTAGATAGGCGTAGTAATATAGAATGTGTTTTTTTGCTCCATCGTTATTCCTCCCATAAATTTATATTAAAAAAGTCCTTCCCACCTATAAAATATATAGGGGCGAAGGACTTGTATTCACGGTACCACCCTAGTTCGCTGCCGATTCACACCGGCAACCTCTTTAAGTGACATTCATCACCTTGTATGTATAACGGATACAAATCCGTTGAAACCTAATCCTACGACTCAGCTTCACAGTTCCGGGGCCATATTCAGCATATCCTCCAGCTACCGGCTTTCACCTAACTCCGGCTCTCTGTACAACCTTTAGACAGGCCTACTCTTCCCTTCACTACCTTTTCATGATATTTATTATAAATCACTATATATAATTTTCCCCCTTTTGTCAAGCATTTATCCAAAAACTAGGGTGCATATCCATACAGAGGCTATAACACCTACAATATCCGCAATTAATGCGGCTTTTAATGTATATCTGGAATTTCTTATTCCCACTGCTCCGAAGTATACTGCCAAGGTATAAAATATAGTCTCCGTGGATCCCATCATGGTAGACGCTATTCTTCCCACCGATGAATCTGCACCATAATTTTTTATTATGTCCGCCACCATCCCCAAAGATGCACTGCCGGACAAAGGACGCATAACCGCTAGGGGCAACACTTCAGAAGGAATTCCTATAAGTTTGGCTATAGGGGTCAATGCAAATATCAAAAGATTCATAGCACCTGACTCTTTAAACATGGTGATAGCTATTATCATAGCCATCAAATAGGGAATCACCTTTACAGCTGTCATAATACCTTCCTTCGCTCCTTCTATAAAAGCTTCATAAACTTTTACATCCTTAACAATCCCGTAGATCAATATGACTAAAATGATAGCAGGTATAGCCCAGCTTGAAATAGCAGAAATAAATTCAGCCATAAGCTTACACCCTGTCAAACCTGTGCAACAATTTTGCCGCTGCAACTCCTGCTATCGTAGAACATATAGTTGCAGCAAGGGCAGTGCCTATTATATCCTGAGGGTTGGCAGAACCGGCAGAACTTCTTATGGCAATAACAGTGGCAGGTATCAGCTGAACAGAAGAAGTATTTATCACCAAAAACATGCACATAGAATGTGTAGCAGTATGTTTTTGTTGGTTGAGACTTTGCATATCCTTCATGGCTTTTATACCTATGGGAGTAGCAGCATTTCCCAAACCCATCATATTGGCAATTATATTTGCCGATATAGAACCTATTGCAGGGTGTCCTTTGGGAATATCAGGAAATAAAAAGCATATAACCGGCCTCATCTTATCAGATATCTTATCCATCAAACCTGATTTTTTTGCCACATTCATAAGTCCCAGCCAAACCCCCATCACAACCATCAGATTGACAGACAATTCAAGGGCAAATTTACCTCCATCCAAAGTAGCCCCGGTTATTTTATCCACATCACCATTCATAAATGCAATCGCTATGCTGATGACTATCATGGCAAACCATATTTTAT
This is a stretch of genomic DNA from Clostridia bacterium. It encodes these proteins:
- the metG gene encoding methionine--tRNA ligase, with translation MEQKNTFYITTPIYYPSDKLHIGHSYTTVAADAMARFKRLLGYDVKFLTGTDEHGQKIERIAKENGVTPKEYVDKIVEGINRLWDLLGISNDQFIRTTDGQHKEIVQKIFKKLYDQGDIYKDEYEGWYCTPCESFWTQTQLEDGKCPDCGRDVELVKEESYFFRLSKYQDRLIKHIQDHPDFIQPQSRQNEMINNFLKPGLEDLCVSRTSFKWGIPVTFDEKHVIYVWIDALSNYITALGYLTDDDSEFKKYWPADIHLVGKEIIRFHTIIWPAMLMALDLELPKKVFGHGWLILEGGKMSKSKGNVVDPVVLVDRYGVDAIRYFLLREVPFGSDGVFSNEALINRINSDLANDLGNLLNRTIAMVDKYFDGVVPQPEEDEQQVDKELKSLAGDTVANVEELMDKLLFSDALSDIWKFIGRTNKYIDQTMPWALAKDEKNKGRLGTVMYNLCECIRMVSVLIQPFMPNTPFNIWEQLGIQQGPFTEWDSIKSFGAFPAGNKVKRGQAIFPRLDVEKELKAMEKVTEKVAKPENKKDEPKIKDEITIEDFEKLDLRVAEVVAAEKVKGADKLLKLQLKLGDEKRQVVSGIAEHYTPQDIVGKRVILVANLKPVKLRGILSEGMILAASDENILSLGTVDRPIDSGTTVS
- a CDS encoding spore maturation protein, whose product is MAEFISAISSWAIPAIILVILIYGIVKDVKVYEAFIEGAKEGIMTAVKVIPYLMAMIIAITMFKESGAMNLLIFALTPIAKLIGIPSEVLPLAVMRPLSGSASLGMVADIIKNYGADSSVGRIASTMMGSTETIFYTLAVYFGAVGIRNSRYTLKAALIADIVGVIASVWICTLVFG
- a CDS encoding nucleoside recognition domain-containing protein produces the protein MVNKIWFAMIVISIAIAFMNGDVDKITGATLDGGKFALELSVNLMVVMGVWLGLMNVAKKSGLMDKISDKMRPVICFLFPDIPKGHPAIGSISANIIANMMGLGNAATPIGIKAMKDMQSLNQQKHTATHSMCMFLVINTSSVQLIPATVIAIRSSAGSANPQDIIGTALAATICSTIAGVAAAKLLHRFDRV